The following coding sequences lie in one Aspergillus puulaauensis MK2 DNA, chromosome 3, nearly complete sequence genomic window:
- a CDS encoding putative ubiquitin conjugating enzyme (UbcB) (COG:O;~EggNog:ENOG410PPYQ;~InterPro:IPR016135,IPR000608;~PFAM:PF00179) encodes MGSQKRIAKELAELTESPPEGISVELANESDLYQWKVFMDGPEESPFYNGRFELKLSLPTEYPFKPPTVSFVTKIYHPNVTNDDKGSMCLGMLKADEWKPSSKLLAVLQFARSLLEEPMPDDAVEGRIAEQYREDRARYEEIAREWTRKYATAS; translated from the exons ATGGGCAGTCAAAAGCGGATAGCAAAG GAACTCGCCGAACTCACAGAATCCCCTCCGGAGGGTATTTCGGTTGAGCTCGCGAACGAATCTGACCTTTACCAATGGAAGGTCTTCATGGACGGGCCTGAGGAGTCTCCTTTCTAC AATGGCCGCTTCGAACTCAAACTATCCCTGCCGACAGAATACCCCTTTAAGCCACCAACTGTCTCCTTCGTGACGAAGATCTATCACCCAAATGTAACAAACGACGACAAGGGAAGCATGTGTCTGGGTATGCTCAAGGCCGATGAATGGAAGCCCTCTTCAAAACTACTTGCTGTTTTGCAGTTCGCCAGATCGTTGCTCGAGGAGCCGATGCCAGATGACGCCGTTGAAGGGCGGATCGCAGAGCAGTACCGCGAGGATAGGGCAAGGTATGAGGAGATCGCGAGGGAGTGGACGAGAAAGTATGCCACAGCGTCATAA
- a CDS encoding kinesin family protein (COG:Z;~EggNog:ENOG410PGNR;~InterPro:IPR036961,IPR027417,IPR027640,IPR001752;~PFAM:PF00225,PF16796;~go_function: GO:0003777 - microtubule motor activity [Evidence IEA];~go_function: GO:0005524 - ATP binding [Evidence IEA];~go_function: GO:0008017 - microtubule binding [Evidence IEA];~go_process: GO:0007018 - microtubule-based movement [Evidence IEA]) — MSSTNSPSSLFQVYLRLRPPISQQQDDLPERCLTVEGPDASHSINNGPNAVAPTHITLQPPSDSRKRGVERFGFTQVFDDSASQLNVFEDTELQSIIKGVLIEQRDGLVATLGVTGSGKSHTILGSKTQRGITQMSLDVIFKSLASTIKPADNTIPPILLASVAASDTSESQMFAAHTFLEAVYGEPGADRGRNSRAQTPTSSGRAHTPMAEPTPALIFPRRHVPMRASTLPRSPDVNHLALELNPHSEYIVLVSMYEVYNDRIFDLLSPAIVPGQGSAVSRQGASSQKDRRKPLFFKPTEGSPDRKVVAGLRKIACSAYEEALAVLEIGLTERKVTGTGSNSVSSRSHGFFCLEVKRRMRNKRTGEETWIGNTLTVADLAGSERARTAKTAGSTLAEAGKINESLMYLGQCLQMQSGVQDGNKAAMVPYRQCKLTELLFSNSFPSNNSSTINRNPQKAIMIVTADPLGDYNATSQILRYSALAREVTVPRVPSAESVLSSTLGSRKESGGRQSPQPELAEGLEKALVEIQRLTAENDRLNLRLTEEEILRAETETALIVSEDRCLLIEQEVREECWVEMDERMEQERKRWQSAWDEQTGRTDDHIDKKIELLSRGFQSKPTLYPMRPIPAMLTVLSPVHEDPQPSSDEQVEELEFENDQLRSKITALERELNCRSPSKKSKSKKTALETSRNANFLGRESDIEVALRKMDHLKLADSMFKGSPTADSPGKKQRKISTRKWDLAPEDDLEELR; from the exons ATGTCCTCGACAAATTCCCCGTCGTCCCTCTTCCAGGTGTACCTCCGCCTTCGACCTCCAATCTCCCAACAACAGGACGATTTGCCTGAACGTTGCCTGACTGTAGAGGGGCCCGACGCCTCACATTCGATCAATAATGGCCCCAACGCAGTGGCCCCAACTCATATCACTTTACAGCCCCCCAGTGATTCCCGAAAGCGCGGTGTCGAGAGATTTGGATTTACTCAAGTATTCGACGACTCAGCATCGCAACTCAATGTTTTCGAGGACACTGAACTACAATCGATAATCAAGGGCGTTTTGATTGAGCAGAGAGATGGGCTGGTAGCAACACTAGGGGTGACAGGAAGTGGCAAG AGCCACACAATTCTAGGCTCAAAGACGCAAAGAGGAATCACTCAGATGAGTCTTGATGTGATCTTCAAGTCTTTGGCCTCCACAATCAAACCAGCCGACAACACCATTCCTCCCATTCTTTTAGCTTCCGTGGCTGCATCGGACACATCCGAATCGCAGATGTTCGCAGCGCATACTTTTCTTGAGGCTGTATATGGTGAACCCGGCGCCGACCGTGGAAGAAACTCCAGGGCCCAAACACCTACTAGTTCTGGAAGAGCTCACACTCCAATGGCG GAACCCACGCCCGCTCTTATCTTTCCCCGCCGCCATGTGCCTATGAGAGCTAGCACTTTGCCACGATCACCGGATGTGAACCATTTAGCACTCGAATTGAACCCCCATTCCGAGTACATCGTTCTGGTGTCAATGTATGAAGTTTATAACGACCGGATATTCGATCTTTTATCGCCAGCCATTGTGCCCGGCCAGGGAAGTGCCGTTTCACGCCAGGGAGCATCATCTCAGAAGGATCGACGGAAGCCTCTGTTTTTCAAGCCAACTGAGGGATCCCCTGACCGGAAAGTTGTTGCGGGGCTGCGAAAAATCGCCTGTAGTGCCTATGAAGAAGCATTGGCAGTCCTCGAAATAGGCCTTACTGAGCGTAAAGTGACGGGAACTGGCTCCAATAGTGTCAGCTCACGTAGTCATGGCTTCTTCTGCCTGGAAGTGAAACGAAGAATGCGAAACAAGCGGACTGGCGAGGAGACTTGGATAGGAAATACCCTTACTGTCGCAGATCTTGCAG GATCCGAGCGAGCAAGAACTGCAAAGACCGCCGGTTCTACCCTCGCCGAAGCGGGCAAGATCAACGAAAGCTTGATGTACTTGGGCCAGTGCTTGCAAATGCAGAGTGGTGTTCAGGACGGAAATAAG GCGGCTATGGTTCCTTACAGACAATGTAAACTTACGGAACtactcttctccaactctttcCCATCAAACAATTCATCAACCATCAACCGGAACCCGCAGAAGGCTATTATGATTGTAACTGCGGATCCATTAGGAGACTATAATGCAACTTCACAAATCCTACGGTACTCAGCCCTGGCACGAGAAGTTACTGTTCCTCGGGTGCCGTCTGCCGAGTCGGTATTATCAAGCACTCTCGGGTCACGAAAGGAATCCGGTGGGCGCCAATCGCCACAACCTGAGTTGGCTGAAGGGCTGGAAAAGGCGTTGGTCGAAATCCAGCGGCTCACGGCAGAGAACGATAGACTCAATCTACGGCTGACAGAAGAGGAAATATTGCGGGCTGAGACAGAAACTGCACTTATCGTAAGCGAGGACAGATGCCTTCTAATTGAGCAGGAAGTGCGAGAAGAATGCTGGGTTGAAATGGATGAGAGAATGGaacaggaaagaaagagatggcAAAGCGCGTGGGATGAGCAG ACCGGCCGCACCGATGACCACATAGACAAGAAGATTGAACTTCTGTCTCGAGGTTTCCAGAGTAAGCCAACACTATATCCAATGAGACCCATACCAGCGATGTTAACGGTCCTATCACCAGTCCACGAAGATCCGCAACCTTCCTCTGATGAACAAGTGGAAGAGCTCGAGTTCGAAAACGATCAACTGCGCAGCAAGATTACCGCACTGGAGCGTGAATTGAACTGCAGATCGCCGTCGAAgaaatccaaatccaagaagaCTGCACTGGAGACTTCCCGCAACGCTAATTTCCTCGGCCGCGAAAGCGACATTGAAGTAGCGCTGCGCAAGATGGACCACCTAAAACTGGCGGACAGCATGTTCAAGGGTTCCCCTACTGCTGATTCTCCcgggaagaagcagaggaaaatTTCAACTCGAAAATGGGACCTTGCACCGGAGGACGACCTCGAAGAACTCCGGTAG
- the sec11 gene encoding signal peptidase complex catalytic subunit SEC11 (COG:U;~EggNog:ENOG410PJU3;~InterPro:IPR036286,IPR015927,IPR019756,IPR001733;~MEROPS:MER0000602;~PFAM:PF00717;~go_component: GO:0016020 - membrane [Evidence IEA];~go_component: GO:0016021 - integral component of membrane [Evidence IEA];~go_function: GO:0004252 - serine-type endopeptidase activity [Evidence IEA];~go_function: GO:0008233 - peptidase activity [Evidence IEA];~go_process: GO:0006465 - signal peptide processing [Evidence IEA]) — MLSFLGSSMSNTRQSLAQVLNFALVLSTAFMLWKGLSVVTASSSPIVVVLSGSMEPAFQRGDLLFLWNRSPRAEVGEIVVYNVKGKDIPIVHRVVRTFPEVEGKKEKTVKEVPESSPIPPNMLLTKGDNNLADDTELYARGQDFLHRKEDIVGSVRGYMPMVGYVTIMLSEHPWLKSVLLGIMGLMVMLQREQ, encoded by the exons atgCTCTCCTTTCTAGGGTCAAGCATGTCGAATACACGACAATCACTCGCACAAGTACTCAACTTTGCGCTCGTTCTTTCAACGGCATTTATGCTTTGGAAAGGCCTGTCTGTAGTGACggcatcctcatcgccgaTCGTCGTCG TCCTCTCAGGATCTATGGAGCCCGCTTTCCAGCGAGGCGACCTCTTGTTTTTGTGGAACCGCAGCCCCCGCGCGGAAGTCGGCGAGATCGTGGTCTACAACGTGAAGGGCAAGGATATCCCGATTGTGCATCGAGTTGTGCGCACGTTCCCTgaggtggaggggaagaaggagaagacggtCAAGGAAGTGCCCGA GTCATCGCCGATCCCCCCAAACATGCTTCTTACCAAGGGTGATAACAACCTTGCGGATGATACCGAGCTTTATGCGCGCGGACAGGATTTCTTGCACCGCAAGGAGGACATTGTGGGGAGTGTGAGAGGATATATGCCGATGGTTGGATATGTGACAATCATGTTAAGTGAGCACCCGTGGTTGAAGAGCGTGCTTCTGGGGATAATGGGGCtgatggtgatgctgcaGCGGGAGCAATGA
- the PNS1 gene encoding putative choline transporter, neither null mutation nor overexpression affects choline transport (COG:I;~EggNog:ENOG410PHF7;~InterPro:IPR007603;~PFAM:PF04515;~TransMembrane:12 (i91-113o140-160i167-189o195-214i235-265o285-301i308-324o344-364i376-396o402-420i441-466o478-499i);~go_function: GO:0022857 - transmembrane transporter activity [Evidence IEA];~go_process: GO:0055085 - transmembrane transport [Evidence IEA]), whose amino-acid sequence MSGQAASYYDQNQSFQPGYGNGYPPQQPSNGYPPQQPNPGYGNGYAPNQPDPGYEPKQQQQQQQGPPPTYNQAVYGFDEAFKIEKPKWNDLWAGLLLIAVFLGYVAVSGISIYRYSKYKGFSGDGIYDSVNSVSLDTNTLILLIFVLCVALAFSWGYFLLARHFPKFFIWATGILNIIFALATGIYYIVRKQYGGGIVFLLFGVFAIICFISWIPRIPFTAFMMKTSMDVSRKYGHMFVVSAIGGIVSVAFAAWFSVTLVAIYVAYEPSSADSNPSCSNGGCSRARVIGLVVYVTFAMYWFSEWVKNTVHTTIAGVYGSWYFFVNSPRGMPAHATRSAFKRATTYSFGSISFGSLIIAIINCLRQACSVAQRHESAQGNLCGSIGFWVLGCFVSLLDWLVTFFNRYAFCHIALYGKAYIPSAKDTWTMMRDRGIDALVTDCLIGPVITMGSVFVSYLCALLAYLYLQFTNPGYNSDGNFTAVIMAFAFIIGLQICQILMTPMSSGIETIFAAMAWDPQVLMSEHPDLYQQMVHLYPRVQQAIHA is encoded by the exons atgAGCGGACAGGCTGCCAGCTACTACGACCAAAACCAGAGCTTCCAGCCTGGTTACGGCAATGGCtatcctcctcaacagcctaGCAACGGTTaccctccccagcagccgaATCCCGGCTACGGCAATGGCTACGCTCCAAACCAGCCAGACCCTGGTTACGagccaaagcagcagcagcagcagcagcaggggccTCCCCCGACCTACAACCAGGCTGTATATGGCTTCGACGAGGCGTTCAAAATCGAGAAGCCCAAGTGGAACGATCTCTGGGCAGGTCTCTTG TTGATCGCCGTGTTTTTAGGTTATGTTGCGGTCTCTGGTATCTCGATTTATCGGTATTCTAAGTACAAAGGCTTCAGTGGCGATGGCATTTACGACTCGGTGAACAGCGTTTCTCTCGATACCAACACTCTCATCCTGCTCATATTCGTTCTCTGCGTCGCACTCGCGTTCTCCTGGGGTTACTTCCTCTTAGCGCGCCATTTCCCGAAGTTTTTTATCTGGGCGACCGGCATCCTAAACATCATTTTTGCCCTTGCGACAGGTATTTACTACATTGTGAGAAAGCAGTATGGCGGTGGCAttgtcttccttctcttcggaGTTTTCGCCATCATTTGCTTCATCAGCTGGATTCCCCGTATTCCTTTTACGGCCTTCATGATGAAGACGTCTATGGATGTTTCTCGGAAATATGGGCACATGTTTGTCGTCAGTGCGATCGGAGGAATCGTATCGGTTGCGTTTGCAGCTTGGTTCTCGGTCACCCTGGTCGCGATCTACGTTGCGTACGAGCCAAGTAGTGCCGATAGCAACCCGTCTTGCTCTAACGGgggctgcagcagagccCGAGTCATCGGACTCGTCGTCTACGTTACCTTCGCCATGTACTGGTTCAGCGAGTGGGTCAAAAACACTGTTCACACAACGATTGCTGGTGTCTACGGATCCTGGTACTTCTTTGTTAACTCTCCTCGTGGCATGCCCGCGCACGCGACTCGCAGCGCTTTCAAACGTGCGACGACATACTCTTTCGGCAGCATCAGTTTCGGCAGTCTAATTATCGCCATTATCAACTGTCTCCGACAAGCATGCTCCGTTGCCCAACGTCACGAATCAGCCCAGGGCAACCTTTGCGGAAGCATTGGGTTCTGGGTCTTGGGTTGCttcgtctccctcctcgaCTGGCTAGTTACTTTCTTCAACCGCTACGCATTTTGTCACATCGCTCTATATGGAAAGGCCTATATCCCCTCTGCGAAGGACACCTGGACCATGATGAGAGACCGAGGAATTGATGCACTCGTTACAGACTGCCTGATCGGGCCTGTAATCACTATGGGCTCGGTATTTGTCTCATATCTTTGCGCGTTGCTGGCGTACTTGTACCTGCAGTTCACGAACCCGGGTTATAACTCCGATGGTAACTTCACCGCTGTTATTATGGCTTTCGCGTTCATTATTGGTCTGCAGATTTGCCAGATCCTTATGACGCCCATGAGCAGTGGCATTGAGACCATCTTTGCGGCTATGGCGTGGGATCCCCAGGTCTTGATGAGCGAACACCCGGATCTGTACCAGCAGATGGTGCACTTGTACCCTCGCGTCCAGCAGGCTATTCATGCCTAG
- a CDS encoding extracellular serine rich protein (SECRETED:SignalP(1-19)), with protein sequence MHLTLQTLTLLGSLSFTLAEKSLDLGYLKCASAIAQSTEFPSCKSSYKLDCFCEALKVGHGSTARLQITQGAEDVCAENGVPREEITKYLCDDTAVPASPRRGSTPMVRLSGQQEEGQEQEQQKPNVENPEDSDKEHGGCDEPETTPSKRAIQPDSARLLIPQNDPEPDTKSDEDNSEPDDEDKDKGDDKDGEERNAATNDEVDTNAAVAVVTVIETVCACDEEATAAPDSEHSPETSAVGEAETPEPTSGAMHETEGVESSAAETTGDAVSTVRAASSNDAGATPVPTGVDGERQNGPNESDSARPSGETYEGGAMVNGVSKGVMIVGVLGVVGGLVLL encoded by the exons ATGCATCTCACCCTACAAACCCTAACTCTCCTGGGAAGCCTCAGCTTCACCCTGGCCGAAAAGAGCCTCGACTTGGGATATTTGAAATGCGCT TCCGCCATCGCGCAATCAACCGAGTTCCCCTCATGCAAGTCAAGCTACAAACTCGACTGTTTCTGCGAGGCCCTGAAGGTCGGCCATGGCTCTACAGCCCGCTTACAGATTAcccaaggagctgaagacgTTTGTGCGGAGAATGGCGTCC CGAGGGAggaaataactaaataccTCTGCGACGACACCGCTGTCCCAGCTTCTCCGAGACGAGGGAGCACGCCTATGGTGAGACTATCGGGACAGCAAGAAGAGggacaagaacaagaacaacagaaACCTAATGTTGAAAATCCTGAAGATTCGGATAAAGAACACGGGGGGTGTGATGAACCAGAAACCACACCCTCAAAACGCGCCATACAGCCTGATTCAGCAAGGCTACTTATTCCCCAGAACGACCCTGAACCAGATACAAAGTCTGATGAAGATAACTCGGAgcccgacgatgaggacaaAGACAAGGGCGATGATAAAGATGGTGAAGAACGGAATGCAGCCACCAACGACGAGGTCGACACCAATGcagccgtcgccgtcgtgaCAGTCATAGAGACCGTATGCGCGTGTGACGAAGAGGCTACTGCTGCACCCGACTCTGAGCACTCGCCTGAGACCTCGGCAGTGGGCGAAGCCGAGACACCGGAGCCGACGTCTGGTGCTATGCATGAGACGGAGGGTGTGGAGTCCTCTGCGGCCGAGACTACTGGAGATGCTGTGTCAACTGTGCGCGCTGCGTCTTCGAATGATGCTGGAGCCACGCCTGTCCCTACGGGAGTGGACGGGGAGAGGCAGAATGGGCCGAATGAAAGCGATAGTGCTCGTCCTAGCGGGGAAACGTATGAAGGTGGTGCGATGGTGAATGGCGTTTCGAAGGGTGTGATGATTGTTGGTGTCttgggtgttgttggtgggttggttTTGTTGTAA
- a CDS encoding putative RTA1 domain protein (COG:S;~EggNog:ENOG410PMQ5;~InterPro:IPR007568;~PFAM:PF04479;~TransMembrane:7 (o20-39i46-66o86-110i122-144o164-183i195-215o243-263i);~go_component: GO:0016021 - integral component of membrane [Evidence IEA]): MLDKRDPYQEGSIWYYAPNKGAPIAFAILFAISGIMHGYQTYKHKSWTVTGLLPWSALLFTIGFILRTVGAFGEWGNVEIYISSTVFLLAGPPVYEGANFLILGRILYYIPYLSPIHPGRVFSTFIGMLFFVEVLTANGAALVANTEATQNRRDIGEALLKSALILQLVLMVGFISLTATFHGRCRRAGVLTKRLIRVLTVLYCSCVLITTRTVFRTVEYFSAAGQNSWDNPNDVDPIIRNEWIFWFFEVAIMYANTTMLNIFHPMECLPKSNKIYLAKDGVSEIEGPGFKDPRPWIVTFVDPFDLIALFCKKGKQQNYWEVEEAGHPTGKQSDKEVVQPACNV; this comes from the exons ATGCTTGACAAGAGGGATCCATACC AGGAAGGGAGCATTTGGTACTATGCGCCCAACAAAGGCGCGCCTATTGCCTTTGCAATTCTCTTCGCAATATCCGGCATCATGCATGGCTATCAGACCTA CAAGCATAAGTCTTGGACAGTCACAGGGCTACTACCCTGGTCCGCCCTTCTTTTCACAATCGGCTTTATCTTGCGGACAGTAGGTGCTTTTGGCGAGTGGGGCAACGTAGAGATCTATATCTCGAGCACCGTCTTCCTTTTGGCTGGCCC ACCCGTTTACGAAGGTGCGAACTTCTTGATCCTTGGTCGTATACTCTACTACATTCCTTACCTCTCGCCTATACATCCCGGCCGCGTATTCTCAACCTTTATTGGGatgctcttcttcgtcgaggTTCTGACAGCGAATGGAGCAGCACTCGTGGCGAATACGGAGGCCACTCAGAATCGCCGTGATATTGGAGAGGCGTTGCTCAAATCTGCCTTGATTCTGCAACTTGTACTAATGGTCGGGTTCATATCTTTGACGGCTACGTTCCATGGCAGATGTCGCCGTGCTGGGGTTCTCACCAAAAGGCTCATACGCGTTCTCACCGTCTTATATTGCAGCTGCGTGCTCATCACCACACGCACGGTTTTCCGAACCGTGGAATATTTCTCTGCAGCTGGGCAGAACAGCTGGGACAACCCTAATGATGTCGACCCCATCATCAGGAATGAATGGATTTTTTGGTTCTTTGAGGTCGCCATTATGTATGCCAACACCACGATGCTCAACATTTTCCACCCAATGGAGTGCTTGCCCAAGTCGAACAAGATTTACCTTGCGAAAGATGGTGTCTCAGAGATCGAGGGACCTGGGTTCAAGGACCCCCGTCCTTGGATTGTCACTTTTGTTGACCCCTTCGATTTGATCGCGTTGTTCTGCAAGAAAGGCAAGCAGCAGAATTattgggaggttgaggaggctgggcACCCAACTGGAAAGCAGAGTGACAAGGAGGTTGTCCAGCCCGCGTGTAATGTATGA